A single window of Pontiella agarivorans DNA harbors:
- a CDS encoding c-type cytochrome has protein sequence MIKDYRILLFIGLLGMVLLGLAIRKGFDEDYIRYQKAYYEALGEDFPGPVVKQVNVKTPSSMLVDRCQSCHIGAANPEARDFEMPLTAHPPIVPGASEDPHDFNKIGCAVCHDGSSRDLDEHLAHGEAHGWIAPLVSGKIAQANCVRCHAMESGHLAGAEQFEKGRELFLEKACWGCHTVAGVSTSSQAPELSNAGGKFTFDYLYESIVHPKANDANSKMPEFDWVHDHETVVALATYLKGLQETKLRSEETAPIGYIKPKADEVRIQEASVDAGRALFAGVPYEGSINRGGCVNCHAFRNDEGQLAGGHIGPELTWSIRNRGKDYVRDHIVNAREHVADSIMPTFKDYNDAELDSLVMFLSSFDYKLASDSKAQLLYDTYCISCHGEDLDGRGVISDMLDPLPRDFSRHQFVSAYEERFKHSILNGVAGTAMPAWKNTLSEDDVELLVGFIHEKALENAPDNFRRVEAALPKVGDADRRDWRNKGKVVKAGDVENGGSAFQQYCTSCHGKLANGKGPNAYNLHHPLPRNLLNKAFMNQEGMTDERLYQSILLGVAGTPMPSHDHLSDQTIIDIIAYIRANTEEAE, from the coding sequence ATGATTAAGGATTATCGTATTCTTCTGTTTATCGGTCTGCTGGGGATGGTGCTGCTCGGGCTGGCGATTCGTAAAGGGTTTGATGAGGATTATATCCGCTATCAGAAAGCCTATTATGAAGCGCTCGGTGAAGATTTTCCGGGTCCCGTTGTTAAGCAGGTGAATGTAAAGACGCCTTCTTCTATGCTGGTGGATCGCTGTCAGAGCTGCCATATCGGTGCCGCCAATCCCGAGGCCCGGGATTTCGAAATGCCGCTGACCGCTCACCCGCCGATCGTGCCGGGGGCTTCGGAAGACCCGCATGATTTCAATAAAATCGGCTGTGCGGTTTGTCACGATGGTTCCAGCCGCGATCTGGATGAGCATCTTGCCCACGGTGAAGCACACGGCTGGATCGCTCCGCTGGTGAGTGGAAAAATTGCGCAGGCCAACTGCGTGCGCTGCCATGCGATGGAGAGCGGTCATCTGGCCGGAGCTGAACAGTTCGAAAAAGGGCGGGAGCTCTTTCTGGAAAAAGCCTGCTGGGGCTGCCATACCGTGGCCGGCGTTTCCACGTCGTCGCAGGCACCGGAGTTATCAAATGCGGGCGGAAAATTTACGTTTGATTATCTGTATGAATCGATCGTTCATCCGAAGGCCAATGACGCCAATTCAAAAATGCCCGAATTTGACTGGGTGCACGACCATGAAACGGTTGTGGCGCTGGCAACCTATCTGAAAGGCTTGCAGGAAACCAAGTTGCGTTCCGAAGAAACGGCTCCGATCGGATATATTAAACCGAAAGCGGATGAAGTCCGGATTCAGGAAGCCAGTGTGGACGCCGGGCGGGCATTGTTTGCCGGTGTTCCGTACGAAGGTTCCATTAATCGCGGCGGCTGTGTCAACTGTCATGCGTTTCGCAATGATGAAGGTCAGCTGGCCGGCGGTCATATCGGTCCGGAGCTGACCTGGTCGATCCGCAACCGCGGGAAAGACTATGTGCGCGATCATATCGTCAATGCCCGGGAGCATGTGGCCGATTCCATTATGCCGACCTTCAAGGACTATAATGACGCCGAGCTGGACAGCCTGGTGATGTTCCTTTCGAGTTTTGACTACAAACTCGCTTCGGATTCAAAGGCGCAGCTGCTGTATGATACGTACTGCATTTCCTGCCACGGCGAAGATCTCGACGGTCGCGGTGTGATTTCCGATATGCTGGATCCGCTGCCGCGCGATTTCAGCCGTCACCAGTTTGTGAGTGCCTATGAAGAGCGCTTCAAACATTCGATTCTTAATGGTGTGGCCGGTACGGCGATGCCGGCCTGGAAGAATACGCTGAGCGAAGACGATGTGGAACTGCTCGTTGGTTTTATCCACGAAAAGGCACTGGAAAACGCGCCCGATAACTTCAGGCGTGTGGAGGCCGCCCTTCCGAAGGTTGGCGATGCCGACCGTCGCGACTGGAGAAATAAAGGTAAGGTGGTTAAGGCCGGTGACGTTGAAAACGGCGGCTCCGCATTCCAGCAGTACTGCACATCGTGCCACGGAAAACTGGCAAATGGAAAAGGTCCGAATGCATACAACCTGCACCATCCGCTGCCGCGGAATCTGCTGAATAAAGCATTTATGAATCAGGAAGGAATGACCGATGAGCGTCTTTATCAGTCGATCCTGCTGGGGGTTGCCGGCACACCGATGCCGTCGCACGATCATCTGTCGGATCAGACCATAATTGATATTATCGCCTACATCCGCGCGAATACCGAGGAGGCTGAATAA
- a CDS encoding ubiquinol-cytochrome c reductase iron-sulfur subunit — protein MSEEKKEGKSRRELITMGSAFGLMGLAAAGAGGALFKYMMPVVSYGTPQKFLVPVKDLPDVGDELIFDDMKVILRRVDENKVAAISLVCTHLGCTVNVVETGFQCPCHGSQYDTDGIVVGGPAPKTLPWLEIKPVPGGQLEIDTGTALPEGTNFEIA, from the coding sequence ATGTCAGAAGAAAAAAAAGAAGGTAAGAGCCGGCGCGAGCTGATCACCATGGGTTCGGCATTCGGCCTGATGGGGTTGGCGGCTGCCGGAGCGGGCGGTGCACTGTTTAAATATATGATGCCGGTGGTTTCATACGGGACCCCGCAGAAATTTCTGGTGCCGGTGAAAGATCTTCCGGATGTCGGCGATGAACTGATCTTTGATGATATGAAAGTGATTCTGCGGCGCGTGGATGAAAACAAAGTGGCCGCGATTTCGCTGGTCTGTACGCACCTTGGCTGCACCGTCAATGTGGTGGAAACCGGATTTCAGTGTCCCTGCCACGGTTCACAGTATGACACCGACGGCATTGTGGTCGGCGGTCCGGCGCCCAAGACGCTGCCGTGGCTGGAGATCAAACCGGTCCCGGGCGGACAGCTGGAAATCGATACCGGTACGGCGCTGCCTGAAGGTACAAATTTTGAGATAGCCTAA
- a CDS encoding cytochrome b N-terminal domain-containing protein gives MDELKKQMKEFGDKLYYSFFRHRMDNTGLTKSKIMFSNVLLHIQPVKIHKRSVKFKTTMGLGLITFYLFLLLATTGILLMFHYVPSTAIGPDGLPDAYSRMVNLRSNVFWGDFLRNMHRWSAHGMVAFVALHMLRVYLAGAHRGGREFNWVIGCILGLLTVFLSYTGYLLPWDQLAFWGVKVGTEIAKIAPGGALIRAVLLGDTDVGAEALIRFYVLHVAVLPSVMGFLIAVHFFRIRKDGGLARPADTSKEKQIPDEEFGEVKNNSVFKSARSYKLVEIVKGNEPKVNEEVDQMMFAWPKLIVREVMVFAGLMVVMSLISVFFDAPLEGPADPNHPTNPAKAPWYFLGLQELTSYDGFIGGVVIPGILAGGVMFLPYIEIFLETFTKTYRKNIPGVWFARERWIENALFIGMYLFMLTLIIIGVYFRGENWAIAYPWVEQAAGGGH, from the coding sequence ATGGATGAATTGAAAAAACAGATGAAGGAATTCGGGGATAAGCTGTATTATTCCTTTTTCCGGCATCGCATGGATAATACGGGTTTGACCAAATCCAAGATTATGTTCAGCAACGTGCTGCTGCATATTCAGCCGGTCAAAATTCACAAACGTTCGGTAAAGTTTAAAACCACGATGGGGCTGGGGCTGATTACCTTCTACCTCTTTCTGCTGTTGGCAACGACCGGTATTCTGCTGATGTTCCACTATGTGCCGTCGACGGCGATCGGTCCCGACGGGCTGCCGGATGCCTACAGCCGCATGGTCAATCTGCGTTCGAATGTTTTCTGGGGTGATTTTCTGCGGAATATGCACCGCTGGTCGGCCCACGGAATGGTGGCTTTTGTTGCGCTGCATATGCTGCGGGTCTATCTGGCCGGTGCACACCGCGGCGGGCGGGAGTTCAACTGGGTGATCGGCTGTATCCTCGGTCTGCTGACCGTGTTCCTTTCCTATACCGGTTACCTGCTGCCGTGGGACCAGCTGGCCTTCTGGGGCGTCAAGGTCGGTACGGAAATTGCGAAAATTGCTCCGGGCGGGGCGTTGATCCGTGCCGTATTGCTGGGCGATACCGATGTGGGTGCTGAGGCGCTGATCCGTTTCTATGTGCTGCATGTCGCCGTGCTTCCGAGTGTGATGGGCTTTTTGATTGCCGTTCACTTTTTCCGCATCCGAAAAGACGGCGGGCTGGCCCGTCCGGCGGATACCTCGAAAGAAAAACAGATTCCGGATGAAGAGTTCGGCGAAGTGAAAAACAACTCGGTGTTTAAATCGGCCCGCAGTTACAAGCTGGTGGAGATCGTTAAAGGCAACGAGCCGAAGGTGAATGAAGAGGTTGATCAGATGATGTTCGCCTGGCCCAAACTCATTGTTCGCGAAGTGATGGTTTTTGCCGGCCTGATGGTCGTGATGAGCCTGATTTCCGTATTTTTTGATGCGCCGCTTGAAGGTCCGGCGGATCCGAATCATCCGACCAACCCGGCGAAAGCACCCTGGTATTTCCTGGGCTTGCAGGAACTGACTTCCTACGACGGATTTATCGGCGGCGTTGTGATTCCGGGGATTCTGGCCGGCGGCGTGATGTTCCTGCCGTACATCGAAATTTTTCTCGAAACATTCACCAAAACCTATCGGAAGAATATTCCGGGGGTATGGTTTGCGCGTGAGCGCTGGATTGAGAATGCGCTCTTTATCGGCATGTATCTGTTTATGCTTACACTGATTATTATCGGCGTGTATTTCCGCGGTGAAAACTGGGCGATTGCTTATCCCTGGGTGGAACAGGCTGCCGGAGGAGGACACTGA
- a CDS encoding cold-shock protein: MSDQIETGTVKWFNDEKGYGFIARETGDDVFVHFTAINMEGRRTLVEGQNVSFNVEAGQKGPQATNVTVD; the protein is encoded by the coding sequence ATGTCAGACCAAATCGAAACCGGTACGGTTAAGTGGTTCAATGATGAAAAAGGCTATGGATTCATTGCCCGCGAAACCGGAGACGATGTGTTCGTTCACTTCACCGCCATCAACATGGAAGGTCGCCGTACGCTGGTCGAAGGCCAGAACGTTTCTTTCAACGTTGAAGCCGGTCAGAAAGGCCCGCAGGCCACCAACGTCACCGTAGACTAA
- a CDS encoding 8-oxo-dGTP diphosphatase — MVEKVGDVDWENWDPVVKATLLFVIQDGQVLLIHKKRGFGKGKINGPGGKLEAGETWQECAVRETEEELCIKAQGVEFAGELLFQFADMYSIHGFVYTATGYEGEPTETDEAAPIWCSIDDLPFEHMWEDDHIWFPYMLEGRPFTGRFIFDGDRMLDHVIELG, encoded by the coding sequence ATGGTTGAAAAAGTCGGAGATGTGGATTGGGAAAACTGGGATCCGGTTGTGAAGGCTACGCTGCTTTTTGTGATTCAGGACGGACAGGTGCTGCTGATTCATAAAAAACGCGGTTTCGGGAAAGGAAAAATCAATGGTCCCGGCGGCAAGCTGGAAGCCGGTGAAACATGGCAGGAATGTGCTGTCCGGGAGACAGAAGAGGAGTTGTGCATCAAAGCACAGGGGGTGGAGTTTGCCGGAGAGCTTTTGTTTCAGTTCGCCGATATGTATTCCATTCACGGTTTTGTCTATACGGCTACGGGCTATGAAGGCGAACCGACCGAGACCGACGAAGCCGCGCCGATCTGGTGTTCGATCGATGATCTTCCGTTTGAGCACATGTGGGAAGATGATCATATCTGGTTCCCGTATATGCTCGAAGGGCGGCCGTTTACCGGCCGTTTTATTTTCGATGGCGACCGCATGCTTGATCATGTGATTGAGCTGGGGTAG
- a CDS encoding mechanosensitive ion channel family protein, with the protein MNTNAVEVADVTQSNTTIVETVQSMGVEYAYRILGALAILIIGFWIAKMVKTLIVRGMKHRKVDETLISFTATLLYVGLKIAVIIAALEALQVKTASFIAVLGAAGLAVGLALQGSLSNFAAGVLMIIFKPVKLGDFVEVNGVSGTVKEIGILTTELDTLDNKHAVVPNSSVMSNNIINYTYNDKRRVDLVAGISYGDDIDKARSAIEEALAEFDEILSDPKPDILVKAMADSSVNFDVRPWCKPADYWTIYYGVTEAIKKKFDEQGIVIPFPQRDVHIYEHTAG; encoded by the coding sequence GTGAATACAAATGCTGTCGAAGTCGCGGATGTGACGCAGAGTAATACAACGATCGTCGAAACCGTGCAGAGTATGGGGGTTGAATATGCCTATCGGATTCTCGGTGCGCTGGCAATTCTGATCATTGGCTTCTGGATTGCCAAAATGGTTAAAACGCTGATTGTGCGCGGGATGAAACACCGCAAGGTGGATGAGACGCTGATCAGTTTTACTGCGACGCTGCTTTATGTCGGGCTTAAAATTGCCGTCATTATTGCGGCGCTTGAAGCGCTGCAGGTGAAAACCGCATCGTTTATTGCGGTGCTCGGTGCCGCCGGTCTGGCTGTGGGTTTGGCGTTGCAGGGTTCGCTGTCGAATTTTGCGGCGGGTGTACTGATGATTATTTTCAAGCCGGTCAAACTCGGGGATTTTGTAGAGGTGAACGGGGTTTCGGGAACGGTGAAGGAAATCGGGATTCTGACCACGGAACTGGATACGCTCGATAACAAACATGCCGTGGTGCCCAACTCCAGCGTGATGTCCAATAATATTATTAACTACACCTATAATGATAAGCGGCGCGTTGATCTGGTGGCCGGCATCAGCTACGGCGATGATATTGATAAAGCCCGCTCAGCGATCGAAGAGGCGTTGGCGGAATTCGATGAAATTCTGTCCGACCCAAAACCGGATATTCTGGTGAAGGCCATGGCGGACAGTTCGGTCAATTTTGATGTGCGCCCGTGGTGTAAACCGGCCGATTACTGGACCATTTATTACGGGGTGACCGAGGCGATCAAAAAGAAATTTGATGAGCAGGGCATTGTTATTCCATTTCCGCAGCGTGATGTGCATATCTATGAGCACACAGCGGGCTGA
- a CDS encoding cbb3-type cytochrome c oxidase subunit I, protein MKQDTAAKTMVIASCVYFGMALTMGLLTALKFVVPTVGEIEYLSMPRVRMMHTNLNLFGWLLQANMGILFWVLPRILHTRLFSEKLGVAMGVLYNIAVVGGIVSIVLGNAKNVEYGEIPPPFDYLIATCWVMFAINVFGTVMIRKVKYLYVTVWYTLGAVIWTTFVYITGNMFSQMPMVAGVNQANLIWFYVHNAVGLIFTPLGVAIAYYMIPKQLDTPIYSHKLSMVGFWVISFVYVWTGAHHMIHGPQPHWLQTVSIIFSFSLIIPVMAVITNFFGTFATAPRGTRMKGPIPKLLMMGTVYYIFTCLQGPFQAIRSVNEITSKTDWVVGHAHMALFGAFSYFAMAGIYYVAPKLAGRKLYSEKMGDTQFWLMTLASVPFFAVLWIGGVIQGFAWLNPENTFVDTLAALKHAHWMRFSTGGLIFIAYFLFLYNILQTFFGKYPEEAEEQEAAEAETAAVQ, encoded by the coding sequence ATGAAACAAGATACTGCTGCAAAAACGATGGTGATTGCATCGTGCGTCTACTTCGGTATGGCGCTGACTATGGGCCTGTTGACCGCGCTGAAATTTGTGGTACCAACGGTCGGGGAAATTGAATATCTCTCGATGCCGCGGGTCCGGATGATGCATACCAACCTCAATCTGTTCGGCTGGCTGCTGCAGGCGAATATGGGGATTCTGTTCTGGGTGCTGCCGCGCATTCTGCATACCCGTCTCTTTTCCGAAAAACTCGGGGTGGCGATGGGGGTGCTGTATAATATTGCCGTTGTCGGCGGCATTGTTTCCATTGTGCTCGGAAATGCGAAAAATGTTGAATACGGAGAAATTCCGCCGCCGTTTGATTACCTGATTGCAACCTGCTGGGTGATGTTTGCCATTAACGTTTTCGGAACGGTCATGATCCGTAAAGTGAAATACCTCTACGTTACGGTCTGGTATACTCTCGGTGCCGTCATCTGGACGACGTTTGTCTATATTACCGGCAATATGTTCAGTCAGATGCCGATGGTGGCCGGTGTGAATCAGGCCAACCTGATCTGGTTCTACGTGCACAATGCGGTAGGCCTGATCTTTACCCCGCTGGGTGTGGCGATTGCCTATTACATGATCCCGAAACAGCTCGATACCCCGATCTATTCGCATAAACTTTCCATGGTCGGATTCTGGGTGATTTCTTTTGTCTATGTCTGGACCGGTGCTCACCACATGATTCACGGCCCGCAGCCGCACTGGCTGCAGACGGTTTCGATCATTTTCTCGTTCAGTCTCATCATTCCGGTAATGGCGGTCATCACCAACTTCTTCGGGACCTTTGCCACCGCGCCGCGGGGCACCCGGATGAAAGGACCGATTCCGAAGCTGCTGATGATGGGGACGGTTTACTACATCTTCACCTGTCTGCAGGGACCGTTTCAGGCCATCCGTTCGGTTAACGAAATCACGAGTAAAACCGACTGGGTGGTCGGGCATGCCCATATGGCTCTGTTCGGGGCGTTCTCCTATTTTGCCATGGCGGGTATTTATTACGTTGCACCGAAATTGGCGGGGCGCAAACTCTATTCCGAAAAAATGGGCGATACCCAGTTCTGGCTCATGACGCTGGCCAGCGTTCCGTTTTTTGCGGTGCTGTGGATCGGCGGGGTTATCCAGGGCTTTGCCTGGCTGAATCCGGAAAACACCTTTGTGGATACTTTGGCGGCATTGAAGCATGCCCACTGGATGCGTTTCTCAACCGGTGGACTGATCTTTATCGCGTACTTCCTGTTCCTGTATAACATTCTGCAGACGTTCTTCGGTAAATATCCGGAAGAGGCGGAGGAACAGGAAGCGGCAGAAGCAGAAACCGCAGCAGTGCAGTAA
- a CDS encoding FAD-dependent oxidoreductase, protein MAFEKIKIELPTDEYYEAEVKCRNSCPVSTDARGYLMATVAGKYEEAYAISRATNPFASICGKVCGAPCEKGCRRSDVDEAVVIRNIKGFLTDKHGPEAGDLKTPLTYSIAPGSVEPELNGKSVGIVGGGCAGYTCAHDLARLGYAVTIYERWEKSGGQLVQGVPVNRLSRKVVADELASIELFENIEVKNGVDVGTDITFQELEEKHDAVFIGVGLAKGKKIPLPGADHEDVHIGLPFLFDFNMREKWDLTQHRSIVIGGGDVAFDVARSALRCGSPDVQLACLEREHLNEMTGSLEEREGGRREGVTINDGWGPREIVIENGKIKGLLVSKVIRVFDEDGKFSPQMEDETRLIEGDKVFFAVGQGSDLAFLENSGVEMTPQGWVKVENEETLQTSKPNVFVGGDIAHGPKLFIDAVASGSRASQGIHAYITGQAPQSLKRKITFTDLPEYGRRSVYVDDERDEREELPVKPAEQPEFNSTVEYPDEEAKEQAGRCLECHIHPTFEGDICILCGGCVDVCPSYCLSMKTVDRVDGGEDLKTLATMEFGSMEVAEAEGSVMLFDPLKCIRCGMCAQKCPTGACKMSVNEFEDCFA, encoded by the coding sequence ATGGCCTTTGAAAAAATTAAGATAGAGCTGCCGACGGATGAGTATTATGAAGCCGAGGTGAAATGCCGCAATTCCTGTCCGGTAAGTACGGACGCGCGGGGCTATCTGATGGCCACGGTGGCCGGAAAATATGAAGAAGCCTATGCCATTTCGCGCGCAACCAATCCTTTTGCATCGATTTGCGGAAAAGTATGTGGTGCCCCGTGTGAAAAAGGATGCCGCAGATCGGATGTCGACGAGGCGGTGGTGATTCGGAATATCAAAGGATTTCTAACCGATAAGCACGGACCTGAAGCGGGGGATCTCAAGACCCCGCTGACCTATTCGATTGCCCCGGGATCGGTTGAGCCCGAGCTGAACGGAAAGTCTGTGGGCATTGTCGGCGGCGGCTGTGCGGGTTACACGTGCGCGCACGATCTGGCGCGCCTGGGCTACGCGGTAACGATTTACGAGCGCTGGGAAAAATCCGGCGGACAATTGGTGCAGGGGGTTCCGGTCAACCGGCTATCGCGTAAAGTGGTTGCCGATGAGCTGGCGTCTATTGAACTGTTTGAGAACATCGAAGTGAAAAACGGTGTGGATGTCGGTACGGACATCACGTTCCAGGAGCTGGAAGAAAAACACGATGCGGTTTTCATTGGTGTCGGCCTGGCCAAAGGTAAAAAAATCCCGCTTCCGGGAGCCGATCATGAAGATGTGCACATCGGTTTGCCGTTCCTGTTTGATTTTAATATGCGTGAAAAGTGGGACCTGACGCAGCACCGTTCGATTGTGATCGGCGGTGGTGATGTGGCTTTCGATGTGGCGCGCTCGGCATTGCGCTGCGGATCGCCGGATGTGCAGCTGGCGTGTCTTGAGCGCGAGCATCTGAACGAAATGACCGGATCGCTCGAAGAGCGCGAAGGCGGCCGCCGCGAGGGGGTAACCATTAACGACGGCTGGGGCCCGCGTGAAATTGTCATTGAAAACGGGAAGATTAAAGGCCTGCTGGTCAGCAAGGTGATTCGTGTTTTTGATGAAGATGGAAAATTTTCTCCGCAGATGGAGGACGAGACGCGCCTGATTGAAGGCGATAAGGTCTTTTTTGCCGTCGGTCAGGGTTCCGATCTGGCTTTTCTTGAAAACTCGGGGGTTGAGATGACGCCTCAGGGTTGGGTGAAGGTTGAAAACGAGGAAACGCTGCAGACCAGTAAGCCGAATGTTTTTGTGGGCGGTGATATTGCGCACGGCCCGAAGCTGTTTATCGATGCGGTCGCTTCCGGCAGCAGGGCGTCGCAGGGGATCCATGCATATATTACCGGGCAGGCTCCGCAGTCGCTCAAACGTAAAATCACGTTCACGGATCTTCCGGAGTATGGAAGGCGTTCGGTGTATGTGGATGATGAGCGGGACGAGCGGGAGGAACTGCCGGTCAAGCCGGCGGAACAGCCCGAGTTTAATTCCACCGTTGAGTATCCGGACGAGGAAGCCAAAGAGCAGGCCGGCCGCTGTCTGGAGTGCCACATCCATCCGACCTTTGAAGGGGATATCTGCATTCTCTGCGGCGGCTGTGTTGATGTGTGCCCGTCCTATTGTCTGTCGATGAAGACGGTGGACCGCGTGGACGGGGGCGAGGATTTGAAAACGCTGGCGACGATGGAGTTCGGCAGTATGGAGGTGGCGGAGGCGGAAGGATCGGTCATGCTGTTTGATCCGCTGAAGTGCATCCGGTGCGGCATGTGTGCACAGAAGTGCCCGACGGGCGCGTGCAAAATGTCGGTGAATGAATTTGAAGATTGTTTTGCGTAG
- a CDS encoding homocysteine S-methyltransferase family protein codes for MHETITALLGEKPVLIDGAWGTELQKQGLKPGDSPEALNLEKPEIVEAVAKAYVDAGSRIIITNTFGGTRFTLERHGLAGRVEEVNRIGAECSKKAAGDRALVFASMGPTGKMLMMGDVTEEELFNAFSVQAKALATGGADGLVIETMSDLEEAKIALRAAKETGLPVCVSMVYDAGAELDRTMMGTPVEQATEELTAAGADIIGSNCGQGIAGFVKLAEKMKTTTDRPVWIKGNAGLPEMKDGKAVYKTTAAEFAAFARPLVDAGADFIGGCCGTDPNFIRALKAAF; via the coding sequence ATGCATGAAACCATCACCGCCCTGCTGGGCGAAAAACCGGTATTGATTGACGGAGCGTGGGGAACAGAACTCCAAAAACAGGGCCTGAAACCGGGCGACTCACCGGAAGCGCTGAATCTTGAAAAACCGGAAATTGTCGAAGCAGTCGCTAAAGCCTATGTCGATGCCGGCAGCCGCATCATTATCACCAACACCTTCGGCGGAACCCGCTTCACACTCGAACGCCACGGTCTCGCCGGCCGGGTGGAGGAAGTCAACCGGATCGGTGCGGAATGCTCGAAAAAGGCCGCCGGTGATCGCGCCCTCGTTTTCGCCTCCATGGGGCCAACCGGAAAAATGCTCATGATGGGCGACGTTACAGAAGAGGAACTTTTCAACGCATTCTCCGTTCAGGCCAAAGCACTGGCGACGGGCGGAGCAGATGGACTGGTGATAGAAACCATGTCGGATCTTGAAGAAGCAAAAATTGCACTCCGGGCCGCGAAAGAAACAGGCCTTCCGGTCTGCGTTTCGATGGTCTACGACGCCGGTGCCGAGCTGGACCGCACCATGATGGGAACCCCTGTTGAACAGGCTACGGAAGAATTAACCGCGGCCGGTGCGGACATCATCGGTTCAAATTGCGGACAGGGCATTGCCGGATTTGTGAAGCTGGCCGAAAAAATGAAAACGACGACCGACCGCCCCGTCTGGATTAAAGGCAATGCCGGATTGCCCGAAATGAAAGATGGAAAAGCGGTGTATAAAACCACCGCCGCAGAATTTGCCGCATTCGCCCGCCCGCTGGTGGATGCCGGCGCCGATTTCATCGGCGGATGCTGCGGAACGGATCCGAATTTCATCCGCGCTCTGAAAGCCGCCTTCTAA
- the ccoS gene encoding cbb3-type cytochrome oxidase assembly protein CcoS — translation MLVMTIILLITTTILGGIFFVLFRWAVKDGQFDDPEEAKYVIFREEEKPAEGAVDGGNK, via the coding sequence ATGCTGGTGATGACGATCATTCTGCTGATTACGACGACCATTCTGGGCGGCATCTTTTTTGTGCTGTTCCGCTGGGCGGTCAAGGATGGCCAGTTTGATGATCCGGAGGAAGCCAAGTATGTCATTTTTCGCGAAGAGGAAAAACCCGCAGAGGGTGCCGTTGACGGAGGAAATAAATAA
- a CDS encoding mechanosensitive ion channel family protein, which translates to MDTNAVVAVQNDTSSLMEQVQTIGLEWGVKIITFLLVIIIGMWIAKVIKNFVVKLMQKRDVDPTLTSFLASLLHFALKAFVVIAALEKLNVKTASFIAVLGAAGLAIGLALQGSLANFAAGVLMILFKPIKLGDFVEAGGAMGGVEEIGIFTTILKSPDNKKLIVPNSAVMSGVITNFNANGTRRIEIVAGIGYDDDIDKAKKTLEDIIAADDRILKDPAPQIALSEMADSSVNFVVRPWVEAADYWGVYFDTSEAIKKKFDENGISIPYPQRDVHIYEHKDG; encoded by the coding sequence ATGGATACAAATGCAGTGGTAGCAGTACAAAACGATACCAGTTCGTTGATGGAGCAGGTGCAGACGATTGGTCTGGAATGGGGCGTGAAAATTATCACTTTCCTGCTCGTAATCATTATCGGGATGTGGATTGCAAAAGTGATCAAAAACTTCGTCGTGAAACTGATGCAGAAAAGGGATGTTGATCCAACGCTGACGTCGTTTCTGGCCAGTTTGCTACATTTCGCATTGAAAGCCTTTGTGGTCATTGCCGCGCTGGAAAAGCTTAATGTCAAAACGGCGTCCTTCATTGCGGTTCTCGGTGCCGCCGGCCTGGCGATCGGTTTGGCGCTTCAGGGTTCGCTGGCGAATTTTGCAGCGGGTGTACTGATGATTCTCTTCAAACCGATCAAGCTGGGTGACTTTGTCGAAGCCGGCGGTGCTATGGGCGGTGTTGAGGAAATCGGTATCTTCACCACGATTCTGAAATCACCGGATAACAAAAAGCTGATCGTTCCGAACTCCGCGGTCATGAGCGGTGTTATTACCAACTTCAATGCGAACGGCACCCGCCGTATCGAAATTGTTGCTGGAATCGGATATGACGATGATATTGATAAAGCTAAAAAGACCTTGGAAGATATTATTGCGGCTGATGACCGGATTCTTAAAGATCCGGCTCCGCAGATTGCTTTGTCTGAAATGGCGGACAGCAGTGTGAACTTTGTCGTGCGGCCGTGGGTTGAAGCGGCGGACTACTGGGGTGTTTATTTTGACACCTCGGAAGCGATCAAGAAAAAGTTCGACGAGAACGGAATCTCTATTCCGTATCCGCAGCGCGATGTGCATATCTACGAGCACAAAGATGGCTGA